tgtgAGAAGATAATTACAAAGTTTATTAAGAGATAATAGAATCATGACGACTACACAAGGAACACCAGAATCAGACACTGGAAGCTTTGAATGCTTTCAAAATTATACAGCACCAGAGGTGTTCATACAAGGACTAGCAGGAATAGTAGATCAGCAAGATGTAGAATCTATGATACGAGCTCAAaaacaaatgtaaatattacatttatatatattttacagtatttattttaataagtatcttatcatataataacttggacatctttatattttaggttacaaagatttgaaaaaacgaatgaaatgtTAACTAATTGCAAtcaattatcaataaatagATTAAAGACAGCAGGAGCTGAATTTAAAAAGCATACTGCTCTGttgatagaaatgaaaaaagactTGGACtacattttcaaaagaatacgtatagtgaaaaataaattaagtcAACAATATCCACAGGCATTTAATGGTAAGTTAAATATGAAAAGtatgataatttaaatattagca
The genomic region above belongs to Vespa crabro chromosome 2, iyVesCrab1.2, whole genome shotgun sequence and contains:
- the LOC124421763 gene encoding kxDL motif-containing protein CG10681; translated protein: MTTTQGTPESDTGSFECFQNYTAPEVFIQGLAGIVDQQDVESMIRAQKQMLQRFEKTNEMLTNCNQLSINRLKTAGAEFKKHTALLIEMKKDLDYIFKRIRIVKNKLSQQYPQAFNEAVRSSLAEEVIVEDIDCSVKPLEPEIVPLPSATVNDTERDPDSDVPVEEFQFAKLRKRRIKSNDSSSTESNNDQSIADTSSCTSDTG